A stretch of the Streptosporangium sp. NBC_01755 genome encodes the following:
- a CDS encoding LysR family transcriptional regulator yields the protein MLSSQRLRVLLEIFRTGSIAGAARTLRLSPSAVSHQLSKLEEEAGVGLVERGAQSLRLTAAGRRLATRAQEVLDIIEAAEKDLLAQARADAGQLRIGFFASAGYRLLPLALSTFTARHPAVELDLVLGQPHELLPDLERGALDVLVVFEHALDPWKPPEGVEVIHLFDEPQLLVVPPGHPAGQRQRVRLADLAGEPWITTYGTDTPVSVLERASALEGFSPMIRCRSDHYEVTLGLVRAGLGVALVPSLGAQRASGIQVCRLDGPRLYRRIGAATRPTNPNPALRSFIDYLRDASAQIRNALR from the coding sequence AGCATCGCGGGAGCCGCCCGCACCCTGCGGCTCTCGCCCTCCGCCGTGTCCCACCAGCTCTCCAAGCTGGAGGAGGAGGCCGGCGTGGGCCTGGTCGAGCGGGGCGCGCAGAGCCTGCGGCTGACCGCGGCCGGGCGGCGGCTCGCGACCCGGGCGCAAGAGGTGCTCGACATCATCGAGGCGGCGGAGAAGGATCTGCTGGCGCAGGCCAGGGCCGACGCCGGGCAACTGAGGATCGGTTTCTTCGCCTCCGCGGGATACCGGTTGCTGCCGCTGGCGCTGTCGACCTTCACCGCCCGCCATCCCGCCGTGGAGCTCGACCTGGTGCTCGGCCAGCCGCACGAGCTCCTGCCCGACCTGGAGCGCGGCGCGCTGGACGTCCTGGTCGTCTTCGAGCACGCGCTCGATCCCTGGAAGCCGCCGGAGGGGGTCGAGGTCATCCACCTGTTCGACGAGCCGCAGCTTCTGGTCGTGCCGCCGGGCCATCCGGCGGGGCAGCGGCAGCGGGTACGGCTCGCCGACCTGGCCGGCGAGCCGTGGATCACCACGTACGGCACCGACACCCCGGTCTCGGTGCTGGAGCGTGCCAGCGCGCTGGAGGGGTTCAGCCCGATGATCCGCTGCCGCAGCGACCACTACGAGGTCACGCTCGGACTGGTCAGGGCCGGGCTGGGGGTGGCGCTGGTGCCCAGCCTCGGCGCGCAGAGGGCCTCGGGCATCCAGGTGTGCAGGTTGGACGGCCCCCGCCTTTATCGCAGGATCGGCGCCGCCACCCGTCCGACCAATCCCAACCCGGCGCTGCGCTCCTTCATCGACTACCTGCGCGACGCCTCGGCCCAGATCCGCAACGCCCTGCGCTGA